The genomic stretch AGCGAGTCCGTACGCTCGAACGCATCGATTTCAGGAACTTCGAGTACTACAATGATCGCTTGATCGCTTCTACCGAAGACGTCCGAGGGATACATACGCCTTCGTTGCGTGTCGATCAGCCTCTCCCACAGAAcctaatacatatatcatctcaatttttcaaaacattagTGACGCTTCCATCTTCAAAAATGGAAATGACACGAGAACGCTTCGGCATTTTGAATGTTTCAGTCGTGACTCGTGAGCAACTCGTTCCGGACGATACGAGTTAGTATGTCGTGCGAGAGAAGCTGGTCCGCAGTGCCGCAGAGCGAGGAGAGCCTATCCCGAGTGTCGACCCCGGGCGCCGCGTCactgcggctgcggctgcggctgcggctgcggctgcggctgctCCCCCAGCAGCAGGCGCGTGGGTCGCCGGCCGGGCCGCTGGGGGGGCACCGACACGGCGTGCTGTCTCTCCAGGTGCCGCTTCCAGTGACAGCGACGAGAAAATCGCGCGAGACAATGATCGCATTTGAACCTGGAATCATCACGATCACGATCACGATCACGATCACGCTGAGCATAGACATCATCACATCGCGTCACACGTGGCGTACCGCGCGTACCGTTTGACGTGGTCGTGCGCGTCGAGGTGCCGGCGCAGCTTGGTGCGGTCGTGGAAGCGCCGCTCGCAGCGCGCGCACGCGTAGCGCTGGTCGGGCGGGCGGTGCGCGCGGCGCTCGTGCGAGCGCAGGTTGGACGTCGTGTGGAAGCGCGCCGCGCACGAGGCGCACGCGTACTTCTTCACGCCTGCGCAATCAATCACCACGTATGTAACTTTCTTTTCAACTCTTTATACAATTTAACCTGAGCCGCTCGACGGCACTGTGTCATTTGATATCTATCGAATACTTGTTCGCCTGTCGAGTATTGCTattctaatataaatttgaGTTTATATCAAACTTGCCTTTATACGCGGTCGTATTcgcatttacttggtggtagggctttgtccaagTTCGTCTGGGTACCtacacccactcgtcagttattctaccgccaaacaacagtagtaagtattgttgtgttccggtttgaagggtgagtgagctagtataactacaggcacaagggacataacatcttagttctcaaggttagtggcgcataaggaatagttaatagttcttacagcgtcattgtctatgggtgatagtaaccacttaccatacCAAAAAAATGTTAGGGAAGATGCAGACATAGACATCAGATatagaaatattgatttaattcgaGTATACTAGACATCAGCACAAAAATCTTCCCCTATTTTTaaccgaatttaataaaatcctgTATAAATCAAGCTTTAACCCTATAGAAGGCTACTCATATTTTACTTAACACATCGACCAACTCCTAAAACGATAACAATAGTAACGCTGGTAACAAATAGTATCTTATGTAAATGACAATAGATAtttagtgttgtcttaaattttcgcgattattacgcatttaaatatggattaaataaggatgtcaaaaataattaatatatgcgattcaaatccgttataactagttttatttcaatgcgtaataatcgcgaaaatttaagacaacactaaatatataactaaataaataaataactagttttatttcaacagatatttaattgttatttgtatatataacctCAGGTACATCGCAATCAAGACCAATGTTTAAATAACTatacctttatatatatatatctataagttCAGGTATACTACTTACATTTACGTTACTCATTTTGGTATTGAAATAGACTAAACAGTTCACTGACCCTGAATACCCTATTTAGGGTCAGGAGGAGACACAAAGCTGTATTATCGGTTAGAGTTCGTTCCGCCATTATTGTTAAACGTTCGGGGTGGGCACATGACCCAGTTTGGGCAGTGGTGTAGCTTAGTGAGGAAGGGaaccggtgcatagaaaaataattgggccctcaccccctatttaactaataattaccctttaaaattataaataccaaataagacatcttgtgcgcagggtcataattttctagcttcagaagcttaaggtttattttagagggccccctgaactccggggccctggtgctttttgttttttttgtttttgtttttatggaataggttggcggacgagcatatgggccacctgatggtaagtggtcaccatcacccatagacaatgacgctgtaagaaacattaactataccttacatcgtcaatgcgccaccaaccttgggaactaagtcatgtcccttgtgcctgtagttacactggcactgCAGCACTGGGCCTTAGGTCGGTTACGCCATTGAGTGCGACGCTTACCGAAGTGCGTGCGCAGATGCTTCTCGAGGTCGTACTTGATGGCGGAGCTGTAGTCGCAGTGCGCGCACGCGTAGCGCGGCGCGGCGTGCGAGCGCGCGTGCGTGTACAGCGAGCTGCGGTGCACGAACGCCTTGCCGCACACCTGCGCACGCGCAACACAACACACCGACTgattaatcaaatattacatcatatctattacaaaaaaaaaaaccgcatcaaaatccgttgcgtaatttaaaagatcttaacatacatagggatagacagatTTAGCGGtgagcaactttgttttatactatgtaattgtGATATATGTAATCTGGTTGCCATGGCAACCTTATCCTGGCAATAAATTATCAAGCAAATTCACGTATTTTTCTTTATCCACAAAAATCTcagtaatgatgataatgatattcgCTAGCTACCTCATAACACCAACAGATCACACGTCACACcgcaaaacaataacaacagtcaACCGAGCGCGGCTTTATAACAGCCTTCACATATAGAAAACGTTGACTCatttcatacatttaaaaaataattatcctaTTACTtagtaaacaattaataatttcatgcaTCATAAGCATTGGGACAAAATCgagtaaaattgtatttatttctatctttttttaagtataatatgttaatagttATTGTTAGCGCCTGCCATAAATAGCATAGCAACCTACTCACCTACCACTCATTTTATACGCATGTGACCACATGTTACCGTTCTGGACGGTAATCGCACAATAATTAAGCTGTACATCTCATTGTTCATTCGTTTGCGCCATATCATTGTACCATTCGCTAATAAATTCCCCAACTATACGCACGTCCAATAAAGAGTTCTAATTCTACAAGCATCGAGTTTTATTTGAACTCATCTTATACAATACAGTTATACATAGAATGGCATAGAATACTTTAAGCTATGTTATCACATAAGTGCctatattgataataaagttCTTAAATCTAGGTATTTACTTCGCATATCCAGCTGGTATTCTCCAGGTGTAGTTCCTTCTTGTGCTTGTCGGACTCCAGCTTGGAGCTGAACCTGAGGTCGCACGGCTCGCACCTCAACCGACTGAATTTGAACTTCCTCACGCGGGGACTCCCGCCCTTCTTGTACGGGCCGCGTTTACTTATCACCTTGTTCTCTATTTCACTGTAACACACATACAAAGatttatacaaaatgtttttttgtacCGAGAGGGCACAGATTTTCAATGGCAATCCGATcgagcctcctcttccattaaggcttggaacatattccaccacgctgtgccaatgcgggttggtggaatgcacatgtggcagaatttcgatgaaattagacacatgcagacttcctcacgatgtttatccttcaccaccgagcacgagatgaattataaaaacaaattaagcacatatacatagtggtgctttccttggttcgaacccgcaatcatcggttaagatacacgcgttctaaccactgggccatctcagctaaatCGATGGATGGATCAAGAATGAACAGTTATACAAATTGTTAATACCACatataggttatacatatagatacatacatacaaaaacaacaacagcctgtaaattacccactgctgggctaaggcctcctcttccattaaggacagggtttggaacatttccaccacgctgtaccaatgcgggttggtggaatgcacatgtggcagaatttcgatgaaattagacacatgcgggtttcctcacgatgttttccttcaccgccgagcacgagatgaattataaagtaaaattagaTTAATTCAAACaagacataaaataatttaattaaacaatacataCCTCTGCTTTTCCGTTAACAACTTTGGTGCTTcaacttttgttatatttggaacGCATTTTTCTTCTTTATCCGACGAATAATCATCACAAACATTCTCAATTTCTACTTCTTTTAAATCACAAGTATCATTAACTTCATCAATTTTGACGGTAACAATGACATCTTCATTCTTGTCCGTTAATTCAACTTTTACTTTCTTTAAATGGATTTGTTGGAGCGTCTGTGCCGAGAGGAGGCATATCGCTTTGAACTTGTAGGCAATTGATAGTTCTTTTAAGCAGTTGTCACATATATTTGTCGGCAGGCCCTTTTCTTCTTTCAACTGAAAATCATTACAATTCTTACTTTAACGTATTAAAATTGagtgaataggctatttgactagtttttaaaatccattttatattatttagttaaggaacccagtaaaagttaattttttatttctagtacatatttgcccaaaaatatcataataaaaattccatatttaaatagcgcgtgaaaacgctacttggacaatatggcgctgcaatggggtcggtgacgtcactttcttgtattttaatctgttacatatagtagaaaagcaaggctaacaagaaagtgacttcatcataagcccggccaatcagaaaaaatgcacttttatttatggatttttgaataaattaagtattatttttaactttcattagtaaataaccatttttaaactcataatatacactgattacaataattcacaatttattttttgcattgtcaaatagcctatcgaAATGAGGAGCCGATGTTAAAGAAGTGTTAAGGTATTAGGTAGCAAGTGAAGTGTGAGGCAGGTAGGAGCTAGGTGGGAAGAGTTGATGGAGATTGTATGAGGTATATAAATGCCTCGCTTGGGTAGGAACAATGTATTATGCACAGTGAAATCATTTACATAGTAACctgttttattgatatatattttaaagttaattaattataatagtaaattctatgatataaacttatttgataaaacaattttatcttctCTGAATACCTTTGATATATGaacactattaattaatatgtatgttgtgTACATTGAGTAAAATTGTCGAATGATTGACATTTAAAGTGGTTGGTCTAACGGGATGAAATTTTAGACAGAATTTCCTTGAGGAACATAGGTAACCATTAAAGAAAAGTTTTTCATAATCAATTACCTAAGGACTTGAAATATAAGAGGTGAAAATTTAGTATTTAGGTATGCTGTTGGTTGAAAACAGTTGGTCTTTCATCATGTTTTCATGGAAAACAGAAATATAGAAATGGATTTTTACCCGTCTACTGATGCATAAAAGACAGTTACAATATTCTAAAATTCAGTGCTGCAAATAAATAGTTCTACTGGTAAGGCAaccaaaaatcttaaatatttaataaaatttgttgtgGTTGTGAATATGTGTTCAATGGAATATCCCATTGGATACAcagttatatgtatttttcgCCTAGAAAATAGGATATGTGATCAACCAGTAAATTATTTCATCTGATTGAATCTCTGGGCGAAAATTGAACCTATTGATACAAGTAGAGGCGGGTTGGGTCTACCAAAAGTCTCTACGTAGGCTACTAGTAGGAATTAAGACGGGTGTTAAGTTTtaagtacaattattatatttaaaggcaaaaaaattatattttgattcgtATTAAGACTATTTTGAACTTACTTGAATACCAGTACAGAACTCAATTTTATCCATTATTTCATTATTGCtgtcttcaaatatatttatcatattattattttgtgaaagGCACACCCGACAGGAGTTAATAGGGTCAAAATCTTGTTTTACTTCACTAGTATCGCAAAATGCACTCGCTTGATTCATATTACACTCTATTACGTACATTTTATGTTAAACTTTTATGTATATCtacttgtaaatataaaaacatgaattttacaaaataaattatattttgtttttgcaaAAACTTATcgggaaaataattaaaataataatctgtcAATTTATACTACAACTTCAATCCCAAATACAGATTACAAACTATGATAGCTACATATGTACCGTagatcacagattaaaaatatcactCGCAATAGCTTTCTCGACTTGGCAGGaagatactatttatttataaatttgttcttAATTCTAAAATCCAATTTAAACAACAACCAAGTCGCACGAAATAGACAACATCaccttaattattgtaaatgattattttattaaaaattttaagtgtgaatctaaaaatttttaataattatttttattttattattaataagtttaaacTAAGTATTAACAATACTAGTATTTACACtacaacttttattatattacacactaaaactacgacgacctccgtggtcgagtggtgtgtacatcggttttcatgggtacgcaactccgaggtcccgggttcgattcccggccgagtcgatgtagattacacATTAcagtagttttctatgttgtcttgggtctgacttattatgggatcagagtaatgtttgtgatggtgtaaaaaaaactataatgcCACTTAATGCAAACCCGACTAATTTGATCAATTAAGATTCGGTAGATATTCCTTTTTTGTCTTATGTAACGGACGTGGACATTGGgactttttgtatttatattcactttcttcttaaaatacttaataatttgtacttttattttttaactaacatgtttcacaaattataaataataaaatacatcacTAATGTGTTTAGGATTTGAATAGTTCTGAATTAAAATGATTCACTTGCTCGCTCATTTATCCTATAAATAACGAAACTGTTTTTTACAATACTTCTAGAACTATTATCAGCGAAACCGTGACGCCACCTCAGACCTGAACTTGGAGATCTGGAGGCCATGGGGCAATAAGGCAGTGGAGGCCCGACAACAGCAAAAAACAACAGTGGAAAAGAAGCCCCAGATACAATACACACatattgcattaaaatattcaaatcttctgaaatatgtttttgttttatttccatCTTCTGTGATGACCCTGAGCCAATTGTTCTGGTTAACTTAGCCTAAATTGTCCCCTGCCACCCCTTGGAATGCGtttattcatacaaatatttccCATAATAATCAGCTCTTACAAATCCTGAAACATTTATGagtgaatattttttacagtggaGAAAAGAAAAGAGTATTTTTCCCATATATACTAGCTTGCTCTATCCTCTCAgagaaatatcatattaaagttATACACAACagtaacttggtggtagggctttgtgcaagcccgtctgggtaggtaccacccactcatcagttattctaccgccaaataacagtactcagtattgttgtgttccggtctgaagggtgagtgagccagtgtaacaacaggcacaagggacaaaacatcttagttcccaaggttggtggcacattgacggtgtaaggaatagttaatatttcttccagcgtcattgtctatgggcgatggtgaccacttaccatcaggtggcccatatgctcgtccgccaacctat from Vanessa cardui chromosome 28, ilVanCard2.1, whole genome shotgun sequence encodes the following:
- the LOC124541742 gene encoding zinc finger protein 652-like isoform X1, with the protein product MYVIECNMNQASAFCDTSEVKQDFDPINSCRVCLSQNNNMINIFEDSNNEIMDKIEFCTGIQLKEEKGLPTNICDNCLKELSIAYKFKAICLLSAQTLQQIHLKKVKVELTDKNEDVIVTVKIDEVNDTCDLKEVEIENVCDDYSSDKEEKCVPNITKVEAPKLLTEKQSEIENKVISKRGPYKKGGSPRVRKFKFSRLRCEPCDLRFSSKLESDKHKKELHLENTSWICEVCGKAFVHRSSLYTHARSHAAPRYACAHCDYSSAIKYDLEKHLRTHFGVKKYACASCAARFHTTSNLRSHERRAHRPPDQRYACARCERRFHDRTKLRRHLDAHDHVKRFKCDHCLARFSRRCHWKRHLERQHAVSVPPQRPGRRPTRLLLGEQPQPQPQPQPQPQ
- the LOC124541742 gene encoding zinc finger protein 771-like isoform X2, translating into MYVIECNMNQASAFCDTSEVKQDFDPINSCRVCLSQNNNMINIFEDSNNEIMDKIEFCTGIQLKEEKGLPTNICDNCLKELSIAYKFKAICLLSAQTLQQIHLKKVKVELTDKNEDVIVTVKIDEVNDTCDLKEVEIENVCDDYSSDKEEKCVPNITKVEAPKLLTEKQSEIENKVISKRGPYKKGGSPRVRKFKFSRLRCEPCDLRFSSKLESDKHKKELHLENTSWICEVCGKAFVHRSSLYTHARSHAAPRYACAHCDYSSAIKYDLEKHLRTHFGVKKYACASCAARFHTTSNLRSHERRAHRPPDQRYACARCERRFHDRTKLRRHLDAHDHVKRFKCDHCLARFSRRCHWKRHLERQHAVSVPPQRPGRRPTRLLLGEQPQ